In Chryseobacterium salivictor, the DNA window GATGTTTTACTTTATCATATATTTTCGGGTCATTCGGGTCAAATTTTCTTTCAAAATTCTGAATGGTCAGTTTCATCGGTGTTAAAGGATTCTTTACTTCATGAGCAACCTGTTTCGCCATTTCGCGCCAGGCTTCCTCTTTATCTTTAAAACTAAGCCGTTCTTTCTGTTCCTTAATCTGCAGAATCATTTTATTATAGGCTTTTACCAGTTGATTCAATTCATCATTCTGGTAATAGCGGATGGGTTGCGGATCATTTTCGAAAAGAGTGATTCTATTGATAAGGTCAGAAAATTTGGTGACCGCTCTGGTTAAGTGATTCGAGATAATCCAGCTCAGCCAGACTCCAAATCCAATCACAAAAAGATTAACAATGAAAATGTAATTGAGGTATTTGTTGAAGACGCTTACATACGAGGCATCGTTGTGATGATAAGGGAAATATACAATAGCAATCGGCTCCAGCATATTGTTTTTCAGAATCATATAGGAAGAGGTTACGTTGGAACCCGTTTTCGGATCGTAGTTTTGAAAATCAACTCTTTTGTCACTTTTCAAAACCTGATTGATCACTTCTAAGGAAAGTTTTTTGTTGGGAATAAGATTAATGTCTTTATTAGAAATTACAAAATTCCCGTTCAAGTCATAAATGATAATGTCCTGATTGTTGATATCTGCGATTTCGAAAATTGCGTTGGACAAGATTTTCGGTAAATCGTTGGTTTGCACCTGGGTGTGACTTACCGCGTAATCGAGGGCAGACATGAGCGATTCGGCTCTTTTCTGCAAATCGGTTCTGCTTTGTTCGGTCGCATTGTTCTTTAAAATAAAATAGGATAAAGTTGAAGAGCCTGTGATGCTGAGAAAGCAAATCAGCAGAAAACCCCAGAAGACTCTATTTCTTAAACTAAAACCTTTGTATTTAGAGAACGGCATTTTTTTTCATCAATTTATTAACATATTTTCCGATGATATCGAATTCCAGATTTACGGTGTCGCCCACTTTCAGCGTTTTCATATTGGTGAATTCCCAAGTGTAGGGAATGATCGCAACTGAAAAATCATCGGAGCCACTCTCGGCAACAGTTAAACTAATGCCGTTTACCGTAATGGAACC includes these proteins:
- a CDS encoding sensor histidine kinase: MPFSKYKGFSLRNRVFWGFLLICFLSITGSSTLSYFILKNNATEQSRTDLQKRAESLMSALDYAVSHTQVQTNDLPKILSNAIFEIADINNQDIIIYDLNGNFVISNKDINLIPNKKLSLEVINQVLKSDKRVDFQNYDPKTGSNVTSSYMILKNNMLEPIAIVYFPYHHNDASYVSVFNKYLNYIFIVNLFVIGFGVWLSWIISNHLTRAVTKFSDLINRITLFENDPQPIRYYQNDELNQLVKAYNKMILQIKEQKERLSFKDKEEAWREMAKQVAHEVKNPLTPMKLTIQNFERKFDPNDPKIYDKVKHLSKTMVDQIDLVATVANAFSQFAQLPEKNNEVFNLNKEIKNIINIFSDEKIYFHTNKEKIMIEMDKIYLSRIITNLVSNARQATDDERENIINVDVEQRQKRIIITVEDNGVGISEDHYNRIFEPNFTSKSSGMGLGLTMVRKMVEDYKGEISVKSELGKGSTFTISLPNNMKSVQNN